Proteins encoded within one genomic window of candidate division WOR-3 bacterium:
- the amrB gene encoding AmmeMemoRadiSam system protein B, giving the protein MIRYPKHAGTFYPDTKEELEVFFREFEKRKISTPIKFDVYGAVAPHAGYVYSGLTAYSTYRNIFDKNYYKTVVILGPSHYVYFRGIAVYPEGKWISPLGEAIIDSESAGKILNNDIFIAAPENHLREHSIEVQIPFIQYLSPGSKILPLLVGEMERDEIREAGKTLSKLLLGSKEVLIVASSDLYHGYSYRECVETDKNTIAKILELNPESFIDASQKGSIMACGETGIAILLYAIKETFETPKAQLIHYTNSADITGIKGGYVVGYAGIAMGV; this is encoded by the coding sequence ATGATAAGATACCCAAAACACGCAGGTACCTTCTATCCAGACACAAAGGAAGAATTAGAGGTATTCTTTAGAGAGTTTGAAAAGAGAAAAATTTCTACTCCAATTAAATTCGACGTCTATGGCGCTGTTGCACCACATGCGGGTTATGTATATTCAGGACTAACAGCATATAGCACCTACAGGAATATCTTCGATAAAAACTATTATAAAACGGTGGTTATCCTCGGGCCATCTCATTACGTCTATTTTAGAGGAATTGCGGTCTATCCCGAAGGAAAATGGATAAGCCCACTGGGAGAAGCGATCATAGACTCAGAAAGTGCAGGGAAAATCCTAAACAATGATATATTTATCGCGGCTCCTGAAAATCATCTTCGGGAACACTCCATAGAAGTTCAGATTCCCTTTATACAATACTTATCACCGGGCTCAAAGATCTTGCCTCTTCTTGTTGGCGAAATGGAACGTGATGAAATCAGAGAGGCTGGCAAGACCCTATCAAAGCTGCTACTTGGTTCCAAGGAAGTTTTAATTGTAGCGAGCTCGGACCTTTACCATGGATACTCATACAGAGAATGCGTAGAAACTGATAAAAACACAATTGCAAAAATACTGGAATTAAATCCAGAAAGTTTCATAGATGCCTCCCAAAAAGGGTCTATTATGGCCTGCGGTGAAACAGGCATTGCTATATTGCTTTATGCTATAAAGGAGACCTTTGAGACGCCTAAGGCACAGCTTATCCACTACACAAATTCCGCAGATATTACAGGAATTAAGGGAGGATACGTTGTAGGATATGCAGGGATAGCGATGGGGGTGTGA
- the amrA gene encoding AmmeMemoRadiSam system protein A — METLTLTKEEKKVLLELARKSIENKLNGQKDPVLENPTPNLLKEVGAFVTLKKHGELRGCIGYITGIKPLWKAIVDLAKESAFHDPRFYPVRKEELKDIEIEISVLTPLQKIDDINKIEVGRHGILIKRGFYQGLLLPQVAVEENWDRITFLDHTCLKAGLYPGCWKDEKTEIYIFEALIFSEKDLK, encoded by the coding sequence ATGGAGACCCTTACCCTAACTAAAGAAGAAAAAAAGGTATTACTGGAATTAGCAAGGAAGTCAATAGAAAACAAACTTAATGGTCAAAAAGACCCTGTCTTAGAAAACCCGACTCCGAACCTACTTAAGGAAGTCGGTGCCTTCGTCACCCTTAAAAAACATGGTGAACTCAGAGGATGCATAGGTTACATCACGGGCATCAAACCTTTATGGAAAGCCATTGTAGACCTGGCAAAGGAATCCGCTTTCCATGATCCACGGTTTTACCCTGTAAGAAAAGAAGAATTAAAAGACATTGAGATTGAAATCTCCGTTTTAACACCGCTTCAAAAAATCGACGACATAAACAAAATAGAAGTGGGTAGGCACGGAATTTTAATCAAAAGAGGATTCTACCAGGGCCTGCTACTTCCTCAAGTTGCCGTTGAAGAAAACTGGGATAGAATTACCTTTCTGGACCATACCTGCTTAAAAGCAGGACTTTATCCAGGATGCTGGAAGGACGAAAAAACAGAAATCTACATTTTTGAAGCCTTAATTTTCAGTGAAAAGGACTTAAAATAG